Proteins co-encoded in one Cyprinus carpio isolate SPL01 chromosome B5, ASM1834038v1, whole genome shotgun sequence genomic window:
- the LOC109056567 gene encoding fructose-1,6-bisphosphatase 1-like, producing MSDRGAFDTNVVTLTRFVLEEGRKAKGTGELTTLLNSMCTAIKAISTAVRKAGIANLYGIAGSTNVTGDQVKKLDVLSNDLVINMIKSSFTSCVLVSEENDHAIIIEPEKRGKYVVCFDPLDGSSNIDCLASIGTIFAVYRKETDDEPSEKDALRSGRDIVAAGYALYGSATMLVLSTGQGVNCFMLDPAIGEFILVDRDVKIKKKGKIYSLNEGYAAHFYPDVTEYLKKKKFPEDGSSPYGGRYVGSMVADVHRTLVYGGIFLYPANIKSPKGKLRLLYECNPMAFIMEQAGGMATTGAMNVLDIKPDSIHQRVPVVLGSPDDVQEYISIFKKHSK from the exons ATGTCAGACAGAGGTGCATTTGATACTAATGTGGTGACCCTCACCAGGTTTGTCTTAGAAGAGGGCAGAAAAGCCAAAGGAACGGGCGAGCTTACAACCCTTCTCAACTCCATGTGCACGGCCATCAAAGCCATTTCCACTGCAGTCAGAAAAGCTGGCATTGCCAATCT ctATGGAATTGCCGGGAGCACAAATGTTACAGGTGACCAGGTGAAAAAGTTGGATGTCCTATCTAATGATCTTGTTATAAACATGATTAAATCCTCCTTCACATCCTGTGTTTTGGTGTCTGAAGAAAACGATCACGCCATCATTATAGAACCAGAGAAAAGG GGAAAATATGTGGTTTGCTTTGACCCTCTGGATGGCTCTTCAAACATTGACTGCTTAGCTTCTATTGGAACCATTTTTGCAGTCTACAGAAAG GAAACTGATGATGAACCCTCAGAGAAGGATGCCTTGAGGAGTGGCAGAGACATTGTGGCAGCAGGGTATGCTCTTTATGGCAGTGCTACCATGCTGGTTCTCTCCACAGGCCAGGGTGTCAACTGCTTCATGCTTGATCCT GCCATTGGTGAGTTTATACTTGTAGACCGGGATGTGAAGATTAAGAAGAAGGGAAAGATCTACAGTCTGAATGAAGGCTACGCAGCACATTTTTACCCAGATGTGACAGAATATCTGAAAAAGAAGAAATTCCCAGAG GATGGTAGTTCACCCTATGGAGGACGCTATGTGGGCTCAATGGTAGCTGATGTGCACAGGACTCTGGTCTATGGTGGAATTTTCCTGTATCCTGCTAATATAAAGAGCCCCAAGGGCAAG CTGAGGCTGTTGTATGAGTGCAACCCCATGGCCTTCATCATGGAGCAAGCCGGCGGTATGGCAACAACAGGAGCCATGAATGTTCTAGACATCAAACCTGACTCAATCCACCAGAGGGTTCCTGTAGTGCTGGGCTCCCCTGATGATGTACAGGAGTATATCTCCATCTTTAAGAAACACTCGAAATGA
- the LOC109056549 gene encoding erlin-2 isoform X1, which produces MTLGAVASVILAIGGAAVFSALHKIEEGHVGVYYRGGALLTTTSGPGFHLMLPLITTFKSVQTTLQTDEVKNVPCGTSGGVMIYFDCIEVVNYLVPSAVYGTVRNFTADYDKALIFNKVHHELNQFCSVHTLQEVYIGLFDQIDENLKLTLQQDLTSMAPGLIIQAVRVTKPNIPESIRRNYELMESERTKLLIAAQTQKVVEKEAETERKKAVIEAEKVAQVAEIKFGQKVMEKETEKKISEIEDSAFLARQKAKADAEFYTAQRAAEANKLKLTPEYLQLMKFKAIAANSKIYFGSEIPHMFMDSGPGSSSSAASKAIDALSEGKLDLE; this is translated from the exons ATGACATTGGGAGCAGTTGCCTCTGTGATCCTCGCCATAGGAGGAGCCGCAGTGTTTTCTGCTCTTCATAAGATTGAAGAAGGACATGTGGGCGTTTACTACAG AGGTGGAGCTCTGCTGACCACCACCAGTGGCCCTGGATTTCATCTGATGCTGCCGTTAATTACTACATTCAAGTCCGTACAG ACAACCCTACAAACAGATGAAGTAAAGAATGTTCCATGCGGCACAAG TGGAGGTGTAATGATCTACTTTGATTGCATTGAGGTGGTAAACTATCTTGTTCCCTCAGCAg TTTATGGCACTGTAAGAAACTTCACTGCCGACTACGACAAAGCTCTGATTTTCAACAAGGTACACCATGAGCTGAATCAGTTCTGTAGTGTGCACACACTTCAGGAGGTCTATATAGGTCTATTCG ATCAAATAGATGAGAATCTTAAGCTCACGTTGCAGCAGGATCTAACCAGCATGGCCCCCGGACTCATCATTCAG GCGGTCCGTGTCACCAAGCCAAACATTCCAGAAAGCATTCGCAGGAACTATGAACTAAT GGAGAGTGAGAGAACAAAGTTACTGATAGCAGCTCAGACTCAGAAGGTTGTAGAGAAAGAAGCAGAGACTGAGAGGAAAAAGGCTGTCATAG AGGCAGAGAAGGTGGCTCAGGTGGCTGAAATAAAATTTGGACAGAAAGTTATggaaaaagaaacagagaaaaagatcTCAGAAATTGAAG ACAGTGCTTTCCTTGCTAGGCAGAAAGCAAAAGCAGATGCAGAGTTTTACACCGCACAGAGAGCAGCAGAGGCCAATAAA CTAAAGCTGACCCCTGAATATCTCCAGCTGATGAAATTTAAGGCAATAGCAGCTAATAGTAAGATTTACTTTGGAAGTGAGATCCCTCATATGTTCATGGACTCGGGACCAGGAAGCTCCTCTTCAGCTGCCTCCAAAGCCATAGACGCCCTCTCAGAGGGCAAACTGGACTTGGAATGA
- the LOC109056549 gene encoding erlin-2 isoform X2: MTLGAVASVILAIGGAAVFSALHKIEEGHVGVYYRGGALLTTTSGPGFHLMLPLITTFKSVQTTLQTDEVKNVPCGTSGGVMIYFDCIEVVNYLVPSAVYGTVRNFTADYDKALIFNKVHHELNQFCSVHTLQEVYIGLFDQIDENLKLTLQQDLTSMAPGLIIQAVRVTKPNIPESIRRNYELMESERTKLLIAAQTQKVVEKEAETERKKAVIEAEKVAQVAEIKFGQKVMEKETEKKISEIEGRKQKQMQSFTPHREQQRPIN, translated from the exons ATGACATTGGGAGCAGTTGCCTCTGTGATCCTCGCCATAGGAGGAGCCGCAGTGTTTTCTGCTCTTCATAAGATTGAAGAAGGACATGTGGGCGTTTACTACAG AGGTGGAGCTCTGCTGACCACCACCAGTGGCCCTGGATTTCATCTGATGCTGCCGTTAATTACTACATTCAAGTCCGTACAG ACAACCCTACAAACAGATGAAGTAAAGAATGTTCCATGCGGCACAAG TGGAGGTGTAATGATCTACTTTGATTGCATTGAGGTGGTAAACTATCTTGTTCCCTCAGCAg TTTATGGCACTGTAAGAAACTTCACTGCCGACTACGACAAAGCTCTGATTTTCAACAAGGTACACCATGAGCTGAATCAGTTCTGTAGTGTGCACACACTTCAGGAGGTCTATATAGGTCTATTCG ATCAAATAGATGAGAATCTTAAGCTCACGTTGCAGCAGGATCTAACCAGCATGGCCCCCGGACTCATCATTCAG GCGGTCCGTGTCACCAAGCCAAACATTCCAGAAAGCATTCGCAGGAACTATGAACTAAT GGAGAGTGAGAGAACAAAGTTACTGATAGCAGCTCAGACTCAGAAGGTTGTAGAGAAAGAAGCAGAGACTGAGAGGAAAAAGGCTGTCATAG AGGCAGAGAAGGTGGCTCAGGTGGCTGAAATAAAATTTGGACAGAAAGTTATggaaaaagaaacagagaaaaagatcTCAGAAATTGAAG GCAGAAAGCAAAAGCAGATGCAGAGTTTTACACCGCACAGAGAGCAGCAGAGGCCAATAAA CTAA